One Setaria viridis chromosome 3, Setaria_viridis_v4.0, whole genome shotgun sequence DNA window includes the following coding sequences:
- the LOC117847588 gene encoding uncharacterized protein, producing the protein MAHHHSPSPSGSSSRRRLSELLGEQQEPFYLDLYLLEKGCSPAFLDAAACGGGASACSTCWPRARSTGGRLLRRPAARRKKGRGVLRLLLSKILSGATTTAPAAAAAKKKRQQRPAAIGWRRPDADVKRTTPVRSANAGVPASPSAVECHHRTEVDEEREEEDDGEDEDEDESSKKQLSPVSVLERRLFEHLPPPPHAQKAFVLFSELLEAACTPTTLLSLLANAKQFRNSSKDGGGGSTPTTTPRRFRKKNNSHARREDTLPFERDLATATALVSSELAGARVRPEHVGPEREDIAADIAAAVLDAMTEEAAAELMMTMRMDQPWVCG; encoded by the exons ATGGCCCACCAccactcgccgtcgccgtccgggagcagcagccgccgccgcctgtcggagctgctgggggaGCAGCAGGAGCCATTCTACCTCGACCTCTACCTCCTCGAGAAGGGCTGCTCCCCCGCCTTCCTCGACGCggccgcgtgcggcggcggcgccagcgcctGCTCGACGTGCTGGCCGAGGGCCCGCAGCACCGGCGGCAGGTTGCTgagacggccggcggcgaggcgcaaGAAGGGCCGCGGCGTGCTCAGGCTGCTCCTCTCCAAGATCCTCAGCGGCGCGACGACGACTGcgcctgctgcggcggcggccaagaagaagcggcagcagcggccggcCGCTATTGGCTGGCGCCGCCCCGATGCCGACGTGAAGCGGACCACGCCGGTACGTTCCGCGAACGCCGGTGTCCCGGCTTCCCCCAGCGCCGTCGAATGCCACCACCGCACGGAGGTTGACGAGGAGCGCGAGGAAGAAGACGAtggcgaggacgaggacgaggacgagtcGTCGAAGAAGCAGCTGAGCCCGGTATCCGTGCTGGAGCGGCGCCTGTTCGAgcacttgccgccgccgccgcacgcgcagA AAGCCTTCGTCCTCTTCAGCGAGCTCCTCGAGGCAGCCTGCACACCCACCACGCTGCTGTCCCTCCTCGCCAACGCCAAACAGTTCAGAAACAGTTCcaaagacggcggcggcggctcaacGCCGACGACGACTCCACGCCGATTccggaagaagaacaacagtcATGCGCGACGGGAAGACACGCTTCCGTTCGAGAGAGACCTCGCCACGGCGACCGCGCTCGTATCGTCCGAGCTGGCCGGCGCGAGGGTCCGTCCCGAGCACGTGGGGCCGGAGCGTGAGGACATCGCCGCCGacatcgcggcggcggtgctggacgcgatgacggaggaggcggcggcggagctgatgatgacgatgaggatgGACCAACCATGGGTGTGCGGCTaa